A window of Silurus meridionalis isolate SWU-2019-XX chromosome 28, ASM1480568v1, whole genome shotgun sequence contains these coding sequences:
- the LOC124381523 gene encoding LOW QUALITY PROTEIN: beta-1,4-galactosyltransferase 1-like (The sequence of the model RefSeq protein was modified relative to this genomic sequence to represent the inferred CDS: inserted 2 bases in 1 codon) — translation MEERFCNFKVLWRMFIVVMAVGLVFLILICYGSFDLSMNFMKSERKQQQQQHMITPALEKHSLSSNLSDVPFATEVITEIVTNQSLEICPENPPQLKGPLHVEFSSVVKLDKLIEEGSVSPGGRFRPKECVSQQKVAIIIPFRDRELHLKYWLYYMHPILQRQQLDYGVYVIEQTGADLFNRAKLFNVGYAEALKEDNYDCFVFSDIDIIPIDDRNLYKCYDQPRHLSVAIDKFNFQLPYPQIFGGISALSKEQLLKINGFSNNYWGWGXEDDIYKRLSFRGMSISRPDLMIGRCKMIQHERDKLNPPNPQRMTQLSHTIEMMDKDGINSLSYSVVSSEKSSLYTRISVNIGSPPALQTSSTSCSSRSIENRGRSLEAEAQRRHCYPPA, via the exons ATGGAGGAGCGATTCTGTAATTTCAAGGTGTTATGGCGCATGTTTATTGTGGTGATGGCAGTGGGACTCGTCTTTCTGATCCTTATCTGCTACGGGAGCTTCGATTTGTCTATGAATTTCATGAAGTCGGAgaggaagcagcagcagcagcagcacatgATCACCCCTGCCCTGGAGAAGCACTCGCTCAGCAGCAACCTATCAGATGTTCCATTCGCTACAGAAGTGATCACTGAGATCGTCACAAATCAAAGTCTGGAGATCTGTCCTGAGAATCCTCCTCAATTAA AGGGTCCTTTACATGTCGAATTCTCCAGTGTGGTGAAGTTGGACAAATTGATCGAGGAAGGCAGTGTATCTCCAGGAGGACGTTTCAGGCCGAAGGAGTGTGTGTCTCAGCAGAAGGTTGCCATCATCATCCCCTTCAGAGACAGAGAGCTGCATCTCAAATACTGGCTCTATTATATGCACCCCATCCTACAGAGACAACAGCTTGACTACGGAGTCTACGTCATCGAGCAG accgGTGCTGACCTATTTAATCGAGCGAAGCTGTTCAACGTGGGCTACGCCGAGGCTCTGAAGGAGGACAACTACGACTGTTTTGTCTTTAGTGACATCGATATCATCCCTATAGACGACCGAAACCTCTACAAGTGTTACGATCAGCCGAGACACCTCTCCGTGGCGATTGACAAATTCAACTTcca gctgcCATATCCACAGATTTTTGGTGGCATTTCTGCACTGAGTAAGGAACAGTTACTGAAGATCAATGGCTTCTCAAATAACTACTGGGGATGGGG TGAGGACGACATCTACAAACg ATTATCGTTTCGGGGAATGTCTATCTCCCGACCTGATCTCATGATCGGCAGGTGTAAGATGATTCAACATGAGAGAGACAAACTAAACCCACCCAATCCTcagag GATGACACAGCTTTCCCACACGATAGAGATGATGGATAAGGATGGAATCAACTCGCTCAGCTACAGTGTGGTGAGCTCGGAGAAGAGCAGTCTGTACACCAGGATCTCAGTGAACATTGGAAGTCCTCCAGCTCT cCAAACCTCCAGCACATCCTGTAGTTCGCGGAGCATTGAGAACCGTGGCAGAAGTTTGGAGGCAGAAGCTCAGAGAAGGCACTGTTATCCCCCGgcttaa